The sequence below is a genomic window from Haematobia irritans isolate KBUSLIRL chromosome 3, ASM5000362v1, whole genome shotgun sequence.
ccgatgtggaccaatttttgcatagttcttagagaccatataccaacaccatgtacctgatcggatgaaatttgcttctctttgaggctccgcaagccaaatctggggatcggtttatatgggccctatatataattatggaccgatgtggaccaatttttgcatggttgctagatacCATATTAGCGACCATATTAGCGGgatatcaacagacggacggacggacaagcttagatcgactcagaatttcaccacgacccagaatatatatatatatatatatatatatatatatatatatatatatatatatatatatatatatatatatatatatatatatatatatatatatatatatatatatatatatatatatatatatatatatatatatatatatatatatatatatatatatattatatggggtctgagagcaatatttcgatgtggtacaatcctatggtgaagggtataaaaataggtaactaTGACGAAAACTAGGTCAGGCCGAATGAATTGCGTATAAAGTTATACTGAAAACAGAGGCGTGTACTGACAACGTACGCGGAAGTACAATCGGATCGTATGAAAGTTGTTTTGCCGGGTGGCCAAAATCTTTTTTAAGTGTTAACGGACTTTGAtccgtttttattattattatttatttcatttataccctccaccttaggatgggggtatattaactttgtcattccgtttgaaacacatcgaaatattgctctaagacccaataaattatatatatttctgggtcgtggtgaaattctgagtcgatctgagcatgtccgtccgtccgtccatctgttgaaatcacactaacttccgaataaaacaagctatcgacttgaaacttggcacaagtagttgctattgatgtacgtcggatggtattgcaaatgggccatatcggtccacttttacgtgtagcccccatataacccgatcccccgatttggcttgtggagcttcaaagaggagtaaatttcatccgatcctgctgaaatttggtaaatggtgttggtatgtggtctctaataactatgcaaaaattggtccacatcggtccataattgtatatagcccacatataagcgacccccatatttcaattctggctctctacgtaccgtgcaaaagtccatatcgtaattatttgtagacttacctatacataacttttttgtctaatatataccacgtatggacttttttagtaattcgattgtggatgacagtctttcttagaagtttctacgcaatccatggtggagggtacataagattcggcctggccgaacttacggcctgatatacttgttttttataattttccttcagttaaacacatttttttatatttttttaacatttattcaaagcagaatattaatataaaatctCAAGTATTAGGATACATTTTTCTTTCTCTTTCAATCTTAACCTATCACATAATTTGCGTTGATGTTTTACAACTTATATTTGATGGCACGAAGGATGGGATACTTGTCACCGGAACAAGCACCACGGAAATCATCATAGGACAAGTCAACAAGAGCAACACCTCCCAAACCCTTAGCCTTAACATAAGCAGCTTTGTTGGCTGCAGTATCGGGATCCTCATAAGCAACCCAAAGaccattttcatcattgtcatcgGCAGCACGGTAGGCATAATTGCCGAAACGTTTGGTAGGATCACCAACCTTGCGTAAAGGTTGATCGGCACCCTTCAAATGTTGATTGGCATTATTGGGCAATTTAGCGCATACTTCAGGCCAGCTATAGAGACCCTCTTCTTGAGTTTGCAAACCAGCTGGACCAGACTTATCGGTTTTCATTACTGGTGGAAGACCAGTGAGGCCAGAATCCTCGGTCAATTTCCAGGAGCGACCATAGGCGGGAATACCGACATTAATTTTCGAGGCAGGGCAGTGATTATTCAACCAGTATTGAACTTGGAAGTTGACATTGGCTTCAGGATTACGTTCGCTTAATTCATAGAGGGGGGCAGGGAAATCTGCTACTTCGGGGTTGCGAGCGGGTGTTTGGAAGTCGAAAGCCATTAAATTAACATAATCCAAGTTATTGACAAGGGCAGGGACATCATAGAAtactaaattgaaaatttttacaaatatttatcaAGAACATAGAAATCATCTGTAACAAACTTACGTGACGAATTGACATTGGGCAAGACAGTCAAACCCAACAAGTAACCATCGGGACGTAAGGCATTCTTTAATTCTCTAGCCAAAGCAGTGAAACCATCTTTGTGCTCCTCAGCCTTTTCATCAACAACAAAGTCACCAGTGAAAGTCTTCTTAAGACCCTTCCAGAATTTACCAAATGAACCATGAACCttctttggtttatttttgttgaattgCCAAGCAACATCCAAACCATCAAATCCGTAGGTCTTAACCAAGGCATGGGCACTGTTAA
It includes:
- the Idgf4 gene encoding imaginal disc growth factor 4; translation: MKSFIVLCALLGAITIQQSWANPASSAHLVCYYDGNSYVREGLAKLTLPELEPALQFCSHLVYGYACINPTTNKLVSRNEKLDLDVGTGLYRTVTGLKKKFPHLKVLLSVGGDHDLVDSDNNPYMTLLESSNARIPFINSAHALVKTYGFDGLDVAWQFNKNKPKKVHGSFGKFWKGLKKTFTGDFVVDEKAEEHKDGFTALARELKNALRPDGYLLGLTVLPNVNSSLFYDVPALVNNLDYVNLMAFDFQTPARNPEVADFPAPLYELSERNPEANVNFQVQYWLNNHCPASKINVGIPAYGRSWKLTEDSGLTGLPPVMKTDKSGPAGLQTQEEGLYSWPEVCAKLPNNANQHLKGADQPLRKVGDPTKRFGNYAYRAADDNDENGLWVAYEDPDTAANKAAYVKAKGLGGVALVDLSYDDFRGACSGDKYPILRAIKYKL